The proteins below come from a single Panicum hallii strain FIL2 chromosome 7, PHallii_v3.1, whole genome shotgun sequence genomic window:
- the LOC112901477 gene encoding uncharacterized protein LOC112901477 has product MRRQPFSRHDGFFASLQRVEDRLASEEQHQEQRHNPALPPPAMATATTRQSEPAPSSDTMATASPLLLLDPAPGSAGASSDSSGPAQDFLTALTEQDQGVQQEDDDDHGGDGVEEDIARLMALLGLSPPPTEVDGCRDADDGMAGCDCSGAGGFLAKVVGVAGPKCDGEKRRLDAWIRHYYHREKGGRCRVREPARLAHLLLARASSDTTAAAFPATVKEFLDRDPPPRSTDTSE; this is encoded by the coding sequence ATGCGGCGGCAGCCCTTCTCCCGGCACGACGGCTTCTTCGCCTCCCTCCAGCGGGTGGAAGACCGGCTGGCCTCTGAAGAGCAGCACCAGGAGCAGAGGCACAATCCAGcgttgccgccgccggcgatggCAACGGCAACGACACGCCAATCCGAGCCGGCTCCGTCCTCGGACACCATGGCGACCGCGTccccgctcctcctcctcgaccCAGCACCCGGCAGCGCGGGCGCGAGCAGTGACAGCAGCGGGCCGGCGCAGGACTTCCTCACCGCCCTCACCGAGCAGGACCAGGGCGTCCagcaggaggacgacgacgaccacGGCGGCGACGGTGTCGAGGAGGACATCGCGCGGCTCATGGCGCTGCTCGGCCTTTCGCCGCCGCCAACGGAAGTCGACGGCTGCCGCGACGCCGACGACGGCATGGCCGGGTGCGACTGCAGCGGGGCGGGCGGGTTCCTGGCCAAGGTCGTCGGCGTGGCCGGCCCCAAGTGCGACGGGGAGAAGCGGAGGCTGGACGCCTGGATCCGCCATTATTACCACCGGGAGAAAGGAGGCAGGTGCAGGGTCAGGGAGCCCGCGAGGCTGGCGCACCTGCTGCTCGCCAGGGCCTCCAGCGACACCACGGCCGCTGCGTTCCCTGCCACCGTGAAGGAGTTCCTTGACCGCGATCCGCCACCGCGGTCAACGGACACTTC